The DNA segment GGggcaaaatttaaattaaaatcaggaaaaaactaaaaaaactcACTGTATGTATTAACTAGAAGGTCAATGACGTCTTCATGTCCATGAATGGCTGCCAGATGAAGAGGAGTATAACCCTGAAAAAGAAAGTTGGCAATGGGATTGTTTCAACTCCATTCAGGTACGGTCAAAGTGGTTAATACTTAATTTGCTCTTTACACAAGTGGTTTTTTAAGGCAAAGTATATGTTGATGCTTCTTTGTGAAATGAGTGTATATTTCAGTCAGTAGTACTATTGTCCTTACAGCTttaagaaatagtttttttcaagGTATCAGTTTATTTTCCAGACAAAAGGGACAACTTGTAACTGATAGCTCTATatctgaacaaaataaatggtTGAATTCAATTTTAGCATGTCTCCTCTCATATAAAATTACTTTActgaagaataaatgaaaatgtataaagTATACAGAGAAGTATGCGcatgatattaatatttttattaaagataAGTAGCTTCATACACAAACCACTACTTTTTCCACCTATAATTTGGGCTGCTATTGACTCTTCATTAGTATGGAAGTGAAACACCATACTCTATGTAAATCCAAACTTACATGTACATGCTGGAAATGTCATAAATTTTTTAGTCATTTATAATAATTAGccattgcaatattttttcttagcGACAAGAGGCAAAAATCACATCTCAAGCTAGTTAACTCATCACTATgtaacagttgtttacatttacaaagaaatgcataaaacattaaacCTACCCCCTGATGTCCATGATGGTAGATATAAGGTCAAgcaggagaggaaaaaaaaacaaaacccagttaatatatttcataataataatctatAACATTTGTTGAAGAAATACtgatagaaaataaacaacatctAATTAACTGCACAAAACATGTAACAAACTTATTATAAAGTTACTCTAAATATCTCAAGCAATTTGAAGATAATCAGAATCTAAATCCCCTAAATCTCTGAGACTAGCAAAGTAAATAATTACCATATTAACAAAAGAATCTGTAaccaaaataattattaaaaattatattacacaagaaaattaatgggtaatacaagaataaacaccaaatataaaaataatatattgaGAAATACAAAACATAGAACAATGTTTCATCTATTATATAACACACGTATaatacaacagttttaaatatGTCTAGTAATACTCACATACTATGAAGAAATGTGTCGGATACAGCATACacatgaaacaaaagcaaaaatatgatGGTACTAGGGAGTTTTAacgaagaaagtaaaaataaaaacatgcatagTTCTTCAAGTATTCATCATTACAAATTTAGGGCAAGCAGGTACAGGAACAGATATACAGCTGCAATCAATAGTTTGCCTTGTGGCAAATTAATCACTCACAGATCTCTGGTTGACATTGACACCAATCTTGTTGGCAAGAAGCTTGACAACATCTGAGTTGCCTGCTTTTGCAGCCCAGTGAAGAGCAGtctgaaaaatcaaaatatacatCAACAAAGACTATGTGAATATGTTTATTGCctataatcagttttattttccgACCTCcaattaaaaaatcttaatgGTACTAATAACCAATTAGTCATaagatgaaaatacaaaaagcaaatatttacatatttcaaaaatatttcagactttaaaaaatttttatctttaatttttgctttttaattattttaaaccaTTATGATCATAGTTAATTTCACCAAGAGTGCAAATGTCGGTATGAAACTTCACCATAAAGAAACTTTAATTATGGCAGAAGAATGGTAGTTCCCCCTCACTCTTCCCAACCCACATCATACATTAACCTCCATAACACAGAAAGTGCAGTAAAAAAACagttactttctctctcttaaaaacattttaaaaacaacaacaaaaaaaaaaaaaaaaaaaacaacaacaaaaaacaaaaaccaaaggcAATGATTAAGTCAGCTTTAGTAAGAAAAGTGTTATTCTTGCATAGGATACTTACATACTTCATTTTGGCATCATGGAGAGATGACAGATAGGTGAATCACAGAGTgtaagcaaacagaaaaaaaggtcagttaggaattaaaacttttaaagaaaatttgaacCTGGTACTGAATTTGTAAAATTAACAACTCCTTATGACAcaatttcataattttaaaaaagtgagaatAATTATCACAATTTTGAATATAActagctctctctcacacacacactgcccttccttataaaaagaaataatgcacaatcacataataaataaattaaaaaatatttaaaataccaaataattctatctctctctcacacacaaactgtccCATAGTatttcaaaattcaaaacatCAAATTTCCTCTTCCTAAGATGAAAAATATGCTACTTCTGTAACACTTATGTAACATTCACCTACATGGTAAATAAATTTGGTGTAAAATATACTTACCCCCTGAATAAAGAGTTGATCAGTATTgggacaaacaaaaaagaagacaaagtgtcaacaaacgtctcactttcttAAAGATTTATAcattacaacaaagaaatagatttaaaaaaatgattttgcatGTACAATAAAAACATTCCATCTGTACCCCTTGCAAAGTAATTTTGATAAAAATCCTACTCTTGGacgaaaaaaaataactgataaGAAATTCAAATTTAGGACCAAGAAGTACACAGTCTccaacagataaaaaaattcccaatatattacatatttatttcagcAATGTGATCTACTGAACTTACTAAAATGCTTCATATTATTACTTACTCTTTAACTTACGTTCCATTACAGTCATGATAACATCATGGCATCAATATGCAACCAACTGTTAAGTCAGACTTATCTATTAAAAAATTATGGTATGTAAAAAAGGactcaaaatatatatatataacatgcTGAAAATAACTGACAGCTGAAAAAGGCATGTAAGGATCATAAGCctatctaaaaatataaaaaatatactgaAAATATCAACTTATGCGattttgaaaaactgtgaaataaataattattcttgATAATTTTAACTGTTAAAAGGTAAAAGACATCTTTaaagaaagtaacaaaaaaacaagtgaAGCATAAAATTTACAGAAGGTGAAGAGAATGTTGTTACCAGAAAAGATGCACTTACGTTTGAAAGgttctgaaacagaaaattgGTTTCGTTCTTCAAAACAGCCCCATAAATATCTACTTACTATGCCCTGCGCAGTACTTTAATACCAGATCTTATGttgcaaaagaagacaaaagaactTAAGTTTGGACATCTTTGAGAATTGTGctatttgcatttaaaaaaaaactattcaagtcaaaaagaacaaagacttTAAAGAATTCCactatttaaaagcaaattctataataataataataataataattattattattcaaagaaCTTTTCCTAATAAGGATGGCAATGGTATTTataaaggaaaaatacaaaCCCACAAAACTCTCTTTGTTTGACATATATATAGATTTTAGGAATACCAAAAGTTAAACAGcaacactgaaacaaaaaatacactcATCACACCCAATCATCATTGCCTGCAGCCAACCTGCAGGTGATCCAAAACATAGCTCCCACACAGATaactgacataaaatataaataaaacaaaataaaaaagtgcaaAGTGAGGTATTATTAAGGAGAATACTGATTGTGTTGTGAGTGCTTGCCATGTTCTTATTTTTTGAGATACCTTCACTTTTGCCAAATTTGGCTTTCTTGACAGAAGTCTGTGCATATCAAGGTAGTTAGCGGTTGAGCACACAACCATCCATTCCTTCTCTTCTGCAGACAGCTGAAAACATACCAACATCACAACCATGTATGTGAAATCTACTCAGTATTTTCCTAAAATTTCAAATACTACTTCCTCTAtttttgatttctgtttttttttgccagGTTTTAGATGTCTCAGTTAGTAATGTGATCATTGTTTGAGCGAGACATTTTGAGTACGTGTTGAACTAATTCTTATTATTCTTCATATCTGGCTGACTACTCAttaggaacaacaacaaaaaaaacttctatTAGTACAATATGTAGAATTATAAATGTAGAATTATAGAATTATAATGCATAATCCTTGGATGAgatgagatttttattttactttaacatgcattttttttatgcagagAGTGCTGTAACATTCctctttataattaaaaaaattagataagGCCTGCAAGAGTGATATAAAGTTGCCTTTGTTCAGAGTGAAAGAATGCGCTAATGTCAGGACAACTTAGTGAGGATCTGTGATATTCACCAGCATTTGAAGTGCATTgcaaaaatactttatataaaaaTCACAGATATCTAATTActatgatttattattaaaaaagtgaatataTTATATGCATCATTTTGCCACTTAgagttttgctttctgttttaatatatacCAGCAAAATTCAACAGAGAAAAGATCAAAAGATCTCTTTTAAGCTGTTCATATCAtgataaataattgttttaagcAGCTTCGAACTAAAAGATTTTATAATATCTTAAATGTGCATCTTCTGACAATTGTAAATGTATGGTTTTGTATGACTCCTAAAACTTCTATAATCATAACTGTAACAAAAGTTACAGAATTGCATCTCACCGTGACAAATGAAGATCCACCAGATGTATGTGATTCCTCGTCATCATCTCTCTGTGCCACCTATAATTTGATTACTCTGAGTAAATTGAGCATGCAAGACTAATTCCACAAATGAAACATGCTTAGAGAATATGGGTAGAAAGATAGGCAGATATGCACACATAGGCAATCCAATATTCTAAAAAACCACAATTACAACcatcacattttgtttcttttccatcCTCCCCATTCCAGATCAGATTGCATTGGAAGAAACTGTGATTTTTCCTTGTGGTAGAGTTTACAGTTATGATCAACAATTTATATAAGATTATATATGGaaaataatcatcaataataaagCAATAACTTCTTAAATGtatcaaatttcaaattctAGGTGTTTATATGACCAAATGCATGTACTAGGTAAGCACTTAAAAACAGTGTTTTCCACAGAGATGTAAACAAATTCTGCACTGTTAGCCTTATTTTCAAATCTCATGGTTCCAGTTCGGGAATCTGAAAGGACAAATAACTCAGTGAACCTTTTTCCTTTGGGGAGCACGAGACTGCTGAAGTTCTGCATCAGAGCTCATTTTGTTGAGGTGCAGAGctctttcttttacactttgTATGGAAACATTGGCCTCGTCCTCCCCTGAACCAGACACACTCTCTCCTACAGAAGCTGGCACTGATGAAGAAGAACCCTGAGAACCcttaagaaaagataaataacgGAATATTATTTCTGGAATGAGCTgccataaaatatttgaataatatCAAAACCACAATGAAAGTAATGgttctttaaaaattctgtgTTGTATAATGCATCAGCATAGCGAATCAGTGCAAGATGATTTTGTAAGGAActtcatgaaaaaaacaagaaacacgTACGGTTGAAGCTAGGGATGCTGAAGAAGCATTTGATCCTGATTTCAAACCAACATTCCTAGTGGTACTCTTCAGCTTTACTTCAAGACTATCATCGCTGTAAACCTTTGACATGTGACCTCCATCTGGCATGTCCTCTTTGGAAGGAATAGTGTCTCGAGGTTCCGACTGTGCTCTTGAGCTATCTCCAAGGACAACAGGTCTGTCTCTCTTTGGGGTTTCATCGTATTGTGCATGCAGCTCTTGAAGATTGCTGGTCTGAGACTGAAGCCCATCTCCAGATGCAAGTGATTCTGCTTTAGTAACAGAGGGTGTGCTGGAAGCTAGAGATAAAGATGTTGAAGACCCACTGTCTGCTCGATACTTCTTTTTCAGAACCAGTACCTTTTCACCCTGTGGTACAAATGGAAACATGTAATGGTGGATACTAGAAAGATTACAGTGCTATGACTGAGTATGCTTAAAGCATTATACTCACAGCATAAACCATCTATTAAACTCTGCTCTTGAAAAAGCTGTTTCACCCAACTGAACCCTACAGATAAGCAGTATTTGATGGCCTTAAAAGATAAATGCCCCTTTATCATGAAAAAGGAATGCTAAATACAATCATAAATGCAATGAAATATTCTCTGCATAACCATTTATCTCTGTCATGGAAAGTagcttaaaaacaacaaatatttgtaaatcttCAATCTGCTTTGTAAGGGTTTCAAAATTCTGTGACAGATACTTGTATATTTTTGATCTGCTTTGTATGGGTGGCAACAGATCAAAAGATTGGGCTAGGTCCCCTAGGTACTTGATTGGTACTCTCTTTGATTTCTTCTTATTCAtgtctttattaattttatctAAACCAGATGACACGAAGGCCAAACTTACCTCTTCAACTTTTATTGTTGCAAGTTCATTGACAAAGTCTTTAAATTTCTCCCTATTcacaactgtaaaaaaatgacaatggtTAAATGACATTTCTAAAAGACAAATgcttaatgaaataaaaaaattgtactaaAATTGACCtgaactgtaattttttttaaaagtttgtatttatattttatgatacaTTGTTCTCAGCACCACAACACTACTTAGTCCAATGATGATCGTTAATGTAAACCCACATTTTTGTTCGTTTTGGACTGATGAGATTAGAATAGCTACACACATGTAGGATCGCGCATAATAATTTGTCGAATAAGAAGGAGTGAGTAAGATTAATAAATACGTAGTTTGTTTCTTCAGAATGCGGAAGAGATTaagaaaaatcgtctgcaacaATAATATGCTTGTTTTAACAGACTAGAAcctgttgtaaaaataaaaatctaaaaatttgTACAAACCTTTGTCCACAGGATcatttaaaaagcttttaaagtgTGTAACTAGCTCGTGATTTCTAATTCTGCCTCCGTTTCGTAATATACAGTCTTTCACAGAACCAAGGCTAAAATTTATCGCCATTTTCTCTTTAAG comes from the Pomacea canaliculata isolate SZHN2017 linkage group LG12, ASM307304v1, whole genome shotgun sequence genome and includes:
- the LOC112553226 gene encoding ankyrin repeat domain-containing protein SOWAHA-like, producing the protein MAINFSLGSVKDCILRNGGRIRNHELVTHFKSFLNDPVDKVVNREKFKDFVNELATIKVEEGEKVLVLKKKYRADSGSSTSLSLASSTPSVTKAESLASGDGLQSQTSNLQELHAQYDETPKRDRPVVLGDSSRAQSEPRDTIPSKEDMPDGGHMSKVYSDDSLEVKLKSTTRNVGLKSGSNASSASLASTGSQGSSSSVPASVGESVSGSGEDEANVSIQSVKERALHLNKMSSDAELQQSRAPQRKKVAQRDDDEESHTSGGSSFVTLSAEEKEWMVVCSTANYLDMHRLLSRKPNLAKVKNLSNGVSIFYTKFIYHVGECYISVTEVAYFSS